The Bacillota bacterium genomic interval TTCAACCTCCTTGGTTCCTTAGTTAGATTCCGGTGTGCTCGACCGGGGCATTATCTTCGGTCACCATGTCTGCGCTGGGAAAGCGCCGGCTGAACTCCGTGCTCCGCGTGGACAGCGGTTTCAGCTTGGCTCGGGGCACTGCACGCTCGCCTCACATACTAGTTATTTCCTGATTTCTAACCGGCTTAACCCTCCCCGGCCACGGACCGCGGCTGTTCCACGGCCGCAAAAGCCGACCGGGGGCACCCAGGATCGCCCAGCACCGTCAGCCCAGGACTTGGGCCGGCACCCGCAGGAACTTCCCCTGGGCCGTGGCCACCACCGTCCCGTCAACGAGGCGGGCCTTGGCCTCCAGGATAAGCAGCCGCCCGCGCGCACCGGTCTGCCGGGCCTCCACCAGGAGTTCGCGCTCCACCGGCACCGGCAGGCGAAACCGCACCGTCAGTTCGGCGGTCACCGCCGTTTCCTTCCGCCGGTACAGGAACTGGGCCATGGCCTCGTCGAGCAGGGTGGTGACGATCCCACCGTGCACGCGACCGGTCCAGCCCTGGTGTTCGGGCCCCGGCACAAACCGCGTGACACAGGCGTCACCTTCATCCGCGAAAACCAGTTTTAGGCCGATGGGATTGATCGGACTGCAGGCGAAACACATGTGGGTGGTCTCGTCGATCGTCAAGCTACCAGACCCCGATACGGTCGATTCCACGATTCCGAGGATACCTCGAGATTGCGGATTGATTCTATAATTTTACACGAAACCCGGGCATTTCGCAAACTCCTGTTTTTTCGGGGTTTTGCAGCCCCCTTACTGCTGATTGGCAGTTCTCCGTTACAACCCAAAAACCGGCTAATCGCTTAGAATAGGCCCTAATGGTTATCCTCACTTTTTAATTTGGGCGCAACAAACAATTAACAATCATCTGCGATAATCGCCATAACGACATGATAATTTCTGCCGGGTTGTTGGAGATGATGCCGAGTGATCACGGCGATCGGGAATATCTATCAGCTGGTTGGCGACCTGCTCCGCTACCGCCCGCGGGGAATGCTTGTTCTTAACCGATCCATTAATCAGGCGTCTCCGGTGGACAAGCTGAAACGGGTACTTGCCGGTGACAGGCCGATCGGGGTCATCTTCCTGGATATCGTGAAATTTCATGAAATACATCAGCTGCAAGGTTCAATTATAGCTACCCGGATCCTGTTCTTGCTGGAAGACGCCCTCCGGCACAGAATAGCGGAATTGTTGCCCGAAGCCGGTATTTTAGCCGTGGAACACTTATGGGCCGATGATTTCGTGGTCTTGGTGGCGCTTGAAGACGTGCATTCACAGGAGTACCTTTTGCACCTGGCTGCAACCCTGCGCTCGTCCCTGAAGGAAGAACTGAACCCGAAGCTGGTGGAACTGGTAGGCTCGGAACTTGAACTGCACCTGGGTTGTTCCGTGATTGAACCACGCGGCAACCTGAAGCCGGACCTAAAGCTGTATAACGCACTTCGGGAGGCCCAGAGAGTGGCCAAGGGGGCGGTGGACTTGGACACCCTGAGGCTCAAGAGGGATTTTGAGGAGATCATCGAGAACAAGAACCTGAAGATCCAATACCAACCGGTTGTCTCCCTGTCGTCCGGGGAAATACTGGGGTGGGAAGCACTTACCCGTGGACCGGAAGGCAGCCACTTCAGCCGACCGGACATCATTTTCCGCTTTGCGGAAGAAGTGGGGTTGTTGTTTCCCACCGAAAGAGTCTGCCGTGAAAAGGCGATCAGCAATATCAACGGCTTAGGGCCGGAACAAAAGCTTTTCCTGAATGTTCACCCCCGTACGATGAACGACCCGAAGTTCGTCAGGGGTGAAACCTTGCAGTTGTTACAAAAATACGGCCTGGCCCCCCACAACATCGTATTTGAAATCACCGAGCGGCACAGTATTAAAGATTACCACTTCTTCAAGCGGGTGGTGGAACACTATCGCAGTCAAGGATACCGCATTGCGATCGACGATGTCGGCGCCGGTTTCTCCGGACTGCAGTCCATCGCCGAGATCCGCCCGGATTTCATCAAAATTGACATGTCCCTGGTCCGGAACATCGACAGCAACCCCAGCCGGCAGGCCGTGGTGAACGCCCTGATCAGCCTGGCCGGCAAGATCAACAGCCGGGTCATTGCCGAGGGAGTTGAGACCCAGAATGAACTCAATGTCCTGCTGTTACAGGGGGCACACTTTGCGCAGGGCTATTTTTTGGCCCGCCCCGAATTTCCCAAGCCGGCGGCCACAAAGGCCGTGGTCGCCTACATCCGGCGGCAGAGAACCGGGGATCTCGCCGGCCGGCGGCGCAACTTGTGCATCGGGGACCTGACCGTACCGGCGCTGGTGGTCGGCGAAGAAACACCGGTTTCGAAAGCCAAAGAGCTGCTGGATGCCGTCAAGCAACCGAACAGCGGCCTTTTGGTGATTAGAGGACAGGAGACCGTTGGACTCGTCATGCGGCACAATCTCCACCGAACACTGAGTTCCCAGTATGGGGTGCCTCTCTATTACCGGCGCCCGATAACAGCCGTGATGGACCGCGCACCGTTGGTCCTGGAGGTCCATATCAGTTTGGAGGGGGCGGCGGAGTTGGCGGTCAACCGGGCCCAGGATAAGCTGTATGACGATCTGGTGGTTGTGGATGAAA includes:
- a CDS encoding PaaI family thioesterase, with product MTIDETTHMCFACSPINPIGLKLVFADEGDACVTRFVPGPEHQGWTGRVHGGIVTTLLDEAMAQFLYRRKETAVTAELTVRFRLPVPVERELLVEARQTGARGRLLILEAKARLVDGTVVATAQGKFLRVPAQVLG
- a CDS encoding bifunctional diguanylate cyclase/phosphodiesterase, giving the protein MITAIGNIYQLVGDLLRYRPRGMLVLNRSINQASPVDKLKRVLAGDRPIGVIFLDIVKFHEIHQLQGSIIATRILFLLEDALRHRIAELLPEAGILAVEHLWADDFVVLVALEDVHSQEYLLHLAATLRSSLKEELNPKLVELVGSELELHLGCSVIEPRGNLKPDLKLYNALREAQRVAKGAVDLDTLRLKRDFEEIIENKNLKIQYQPVVSLSSGEILGWEALTRGPEGSHFSRPDIIFRFAEEVGLLFPTERVCREKAISNINGLGPEQKLFLNVHPRTMNDPKFVRGETLQLLQKYGLAPHNIVFEITERHSIKDYHFFKRVVEHYRSQGYRIAIDDVGAGFSGLQSIAEIRPDFIKIDMSLVRNIDSNPSRQAVVNALISLAGKINSRVIAEGVETQNELNVLLLQGAHFAQGYFLARPEFPKPAATKAVVAYIRRQRTGDLAGRRRNLCIGDLTVPALVVGEETPVSKAKELLDAVKQPNSGLLVIRGQETVGLVMRHNLHRTLSSQYGVPLYYRRPITAVMDRAPLVLEVHISLEGAAELAVNRAQDKLYDDLVVVDENRVLVGVVPVQRLLDTVTRMQIELAKGANPLTGLPGNVAIEEELSRRARHGQISSVIYADLDGFKAYNDIYGFEHGDQMIMLLSKVLLHSAKKYGTEEDFAGHIGGDDLIVITKPECAERISRKTVGLFDRLVGSCFSSEERARGAFYGYNRAGRQEWLPLTSVSLAIVDCQDHEDYRSLAETAAQLKKRAKALPGSVYVRDRRSKTAKTIVKSF